A DNA window from Solanum lycopersicum chromosome 3, SLM_r2.1 contains the following coding sequences:
- the LOC101268742 gene encoding F-box protein At4g35930, protein MGKVSPKDGQSKTPKQKRRTKSTKGKYLKPGALAQLRYTKASAAKSCTDLGKKRVAVITSDETNNQAALKNSVVEGSPIFLSPVKFCYGSVNTPIDISKQNKLQMTPKTPGAFECTSESRLESLPMDLLVKLLCHLHHDQLKAVFHVSQKIRKAVIQARLFHFNYTTPDRTRQEMLRTMTPTPTDHWPFVSKENGKGAWINTPHTPKAPKHGPRPSPRLKFPEMRHIAAVLFQESTIPKRYMVPSVIPTSLCKSLGSNRVLFYEDELCQAVAQNKLR, encoded by the exons ATGGGTAAAGTGTCACCCAAAGATGGTCAATCCAAGACTCCAAAACAGAAAAGGCGGACAAAGAGTACAAAGGGAAAATATTTGAAACCAGGTGCTTTGGCTCAGCTCcgttacactaaggcatcagcTGCTAAATCTTGTACGGATCTTGGGAAGAAAAGGGTGGCTGTAATAACTTCAGATGAAACAAACAATCAAGCAGCACTTAAAAATAGTGTTGTTGAGGGAAGTCCCATATTTTTATCACCCGTGAAGTTTTGTTATGGTTCTGTGAATACGCCCATTGATATATCTAAGCAGAATAAATTGCAAATGACACCAAAGACACCTGGTGCATTTGAGTGCACATCAGAGTCGAGGCTCGAGTCTCTTCCAATGGATTTACTG GTCAAACTACTGTGCCATTTACACCATGACCAACTTAAAGCAGTTTTCCATGTCTCTCAGAAGATCAGGAAGGCA GTAATTCAGGCAAGGCTTTTCCATTTCAATTATACTACTCCGGATAGAACGCGGCAGGAGATGTTAAGAACCATGACTCCTACCCCCACTGATCACTGGCCATTTGTAAG CAAAGAAAACGGAAAAGGTGCATGGATCAACACTCCTCACACTCCTAAGGCTCCAAAACATGGTCCACGTCCTTCACCCCGTCTCAAGTTCCCAGAGATGAGGCACATTGCAGCTGTTCTTTTTCAAGAGTCTACTATCCCTAAAAGATACATGGTTCCATCTGTTATACCAACGTCCCTATGCAAGTCGTTGGGTTCTAATAGAGTTCTATTCTATGAGGATGAATTATGCCAGGCTGTTGCTCAGAATAAACTCCGTTGA